The Paenibacillus sp. FSL W8-0426 region GTACGGGAAACATGAAATTCATGATGAACGGGGCGCTCACGATCGGTACGATGGATGGCGCCAACGTGGAGATGGCGGAGCAAGTCGAGGAAGAGAACATGTTCATCTTTGGTTTGCGTGCAGAAGAAGTGTCCGAATATTATCGTTCCGGGCAATATCGGCCGCGCGAGGTGGCACAACAGGACGAACGTCTCGGCCAAGTGGTGGAGCAGCTTGTGCATCCCGGTGCGTTCTGCTGCCGGGACGGCGAATTTTGGGATATCTACGACTCGCTGCTTGCCCATGGCGACGAATACTTCGTGCTTCGGGATTTCGCTTCGTACGCAGACGCGCACGCAGCCATTGATGCGGCATACCGGGATGTTCCTGCATGGACCCGCAAAGCGGTGTTGAATACGGCGAAATCCGGCATCTTTTCGAGCGACCGCACGATCAGCGAGTATGCCACCGATATTTGGGGCATTGAACCCGTGTCCGGATTTTGGAGAGGCTGATGCTAAGCGGTCCACATTGTTGAATGATGGAGCGTATGTCTAAATGTGGTGCATGTTCATATCCCCATATTTCAGCACGAGTTGTTATCGTGTACAGGAATATGGGGATCTTTTTGCCGGTTAACACGGGGAGGATCGGGATTCGGGTCGCCGGAATCATTTGAAGGTATTGGCAGGTTGATGAGCTCGTTCAATTGGAAAGCGTGTCCCTTTTGCATCCACCTTTTGCATCAACGCAAAAAATGCTCTCTAAGCACGAGTGCATTTTCGTTTCCGATAGGGTGGAATGACTCAGTCATTCATCTTTCACCACAAGGCCAAAGATTTTGGTGAAAAGGATGGCCTGCGGGGGCGAGATGATGCAGCCTTGCAGATCTTCCAGCGTAATGCCGAGATTGTGGAATTCGCAGGTGCTGATGTCGATGTCCCGCAGCGGGGTGCTGGAAAACTGGGCTTTGTCGATATTGATCTCGTGCAGCCTGACCTTGCTCAGCGTGGCACTGTAGAAATCCGCTTGGGTAAACGAACTGTTTTCCATGGCGACCTGTTTCAGATTGGCAAAACGGAAGGTCGAATAATCGGCCAGGCAATGCGTGAACCGGATGTTGCGGAGCGTTGAACCCAACAGGTCGAGCCCGACCATTTTGCAATGGATGAAATGGGTGCGATGCATGATCGCATCGGTCAGGTTCACGTTGGACAGGTCGCATTGCTCAAAGATGACGTCGGTGATCTCCGCTCCGGGCAGGGAAACGTCGTCGAAAACGATATGTTTGAAATGCGTTTGCTCCAGCATCACTTTACCCGCTTCGCCCCCGGATATCGTTCCGTTTTCATACAAGCCAGGCAGGATGGTGCCTTCGTCATGAAGAATAAGTGAGTCTAAAGAGCGCGGCTCAAGCTGGCGCGGCAGTTTGGGGCGCTGGATTTTCATTTCGGCTGCTGCCGCTGCCGGCGAGGCGAGCGAAGTCGCTGGTGGACGGGATTTTCGGCTCATGTCGGACTCCTTTGCATTGAAATAGAATTCGGACGCGCGATACATATCCTGTTATTACCATAACAGCAGAACGGATGTTTGCCAATACAGGTTCGCACGCAAAATCAAAAAACGCGTTAAACCATCGGCCATAATGATGTAGAGATCGTTAAACCCATTCGTCCGATACAGAAAGGAACCAATTTGGTATGGACCATTACACCAGAATTCAGCTCGCCATTCACTATTTGGAGCAGCACTTGCAGGAGGAATTCGACATACGGGCCACGGCTGCGGTTGCCGGGTTCTCGGCCTTCCATTTCCAGCGGCTGTTTCAAGCCATTACGGGATTCACTGTGCTGGAATACGTTCGCAGGAGGCGACTGTCCGAAGCGGCACGCCATTTGCGCGAATCGGAGCACGGGATTCTGGATATTGCGCTTGCATGGGGGTATCAATCCCAGGAAGCATTCACGCGTGCATTTGCAGGACATTGGGGGATGACACCTGCGCGGTTTCGAAAAATGCAGGAGGAGCCTTGTTCCTTGAAGAGCCAGTCGGTCATTGATTTTAACGATTATCGCTCACGGCTTGGAGGAGATATGTATATGAGAGCACCCCGTTTATTAACGCTGAATCCGATCCGGATTATCGGCTACGAGTACATGACCAACCTGAACAATGACCAGCATTATTCGGAAATCCCCGGGTTCTATCAGGAGTTCGGCGCATCGCAGAAATTTATGGACATCCCCGAACGGTCGCGTCCCGATCTGGCGTATGGCGTTGCGTGCCGCTTCGCCGACGATGGCGGGTTCTCGTTCATCGTCGGCGAGGAGAGCGGGGCAGCCGATGGGCAGAACCTGAAACCGGGTTTCACCTGGATAGAACTTCCCGGGGGCCTATATGCCGAATTCACGGTCGAAGGGTCGGGACAGGATATCCGCAAAATGATCTATGGCAGCTGGCTGCCCCAATCCGGTTATGAACGCAGGGAGGGACCGGACTTCGAAGTGACGGATGTATGGAAATCCACGCCGCAGCAGTTGGACATGAAAATCTATATTCCGCTAAAATGAAGTCACCGGTTTGTTGAAAATTCAGGCAGAAAGGACTTCGCCCATGCCAAAGAAAACATGGACAGGCTCACGGAGATGGACGCTTTGCGTTGCGCTGTTTGCCGCTGCCTACCTGCTGTTCATGGGCAATCTGCTGTTCGCGAACGGAAGGGTGCCGGGAGAAAGCTATCGATACAATCTCATTCCGTTTGAGACGGTCAAACCGCTGCTGCTGGAAAAGCATAAATTTACGACCGAAGCTTGGGTGAAAAACCTGTTCGGCAACATCGTATTATTTGTCCCCCTCGGCTTATGGATTCCCGTTCTGTTTCGCAGCTTCCGGACGTTTTTCCGGTTCACGGCAGCGGTGATCGTGCTGCTGCTTGCGGTAGAATTTACCCAGCTGCTCACCCGCGTCGGGACATTTGACGTGGATGATCTCATGCTGAATACGCTGGGTGCTTGGCTGGGCTATGCGATGTGCAGAGGGTGGGTCAGATTAAGGTTCGGCTCGCGGTGATGAAATACCGAAATTAGGCCTCTGCCCGGGAGGTCTTTTTTTCATGCATTCATAAGGGGGTGTTTATACACCAGGCATTTCGGCTAAAACATAATCAAGGGCATCCGATCAGCTCGCGGAGTTCACGCTCCTATGTTGATTTGCAATCGTTGAAATGAGGTGGCGGTTATCGTTTGGTGGAAGGAAAGCGTCGTATATCAAATCTATCCCATCAGCTTCAAGGATTCCAACGGAGATGGGCAAGGTGATTTGCAAGGCATCATTGAAAAAATGGACTATTTGGTTTCGCTCGGCATCGACGTCATCTGGATCTGTCCGATCTATGAGTCGCCGGGCCACGACAATGGCTATGATATCAGCGATTATTATTCGATCATGCGCAAGTTCGGAACGATGGACGATTTCGATCGTCTGCTGGAGGAGGCCCATCGCCGCGGGCTCAAGATCATGATGGACCTGGTGCTCAACCACACGTCGGACGAGCATCCCTGGTTCGTGGAATCGCGTTCCTCCAAGGAAAATGCAAGGCGCGACTATTACATTTGGCGTTCGGGCAAAAACGGGCAGGTACCGAACAACTGGGAATCGTATTTCAGCGGTTCGGTGTGGAAGCATGATCCGGAAACGAACGAGTATTACCTGCATCTTTATTCCGAGCATCAGCCCGACCTGAACTGGAACAATCCCCAGATGGCACAAGAGATGTACGAAATGGTGCATTGGTGGCTGGAAAAAGGGGTCGACGGCTTCCGCTTCGACGCGGTTGCCCATATCGCGAAGGCCGAAGGATTGCCCAGCGCGCACAATCCCGGTAATCTGCCGGTCGTCCCGGCATATCAACTGTTTTCCAACCTGGAGCAGGTGCATTCCATCCTGAAACAGTTGAACGACAACGTCCTCAAACCTTACGGCCCGATGACTGTTGGCGAAACGTCGGGGCTGGGACCTGAGCAGGCTTTGGCGTATGTGGGCACAGACCGGGACGAATTGAACATGGTGTTCCAGTTCGAGCACATGTTCGTGGACGCCCAATCCTCCGGGACGGGAAAGTGGGAGTACCGCAGCTGGAAGCTGCCCGAGCTTAAAGAAATCATGAGCCAGTGGCAGACGGTGCTGCACGGCCGGGGATGGAACGCCAATTATATGGGCAATCACGACCAGCCGCGGCCGGTTTCGCGTTTTGGCGATGACGGCAAGTACCGGGTTCGATCAGCCCAAATGCTGGCTGTCTGGATGCTCACGCTGGAAGGCACGCCGTACATCTTTCAGGGCGAAGAGATCGGCATGACCAATATTCGGTTTTCCGAGATCGACCAGTATCGCGACATTGAAACACTGAATTATTATCGGCAGCAAATCGGTCAGGGCAGGCCGAAGCATGAGGTCATGGAGGCGATCTGGCGCAAAAGCCGGGATAATGCCCGCACACCCATGCAGTGGGACGATACGGAATATGCCGGGTTTTCGGAAGCGGAGCCATGGATTCAGGTCAATGACAATTACAAGGAGATCAATGTGGCAGAGGCGGAGCTTGATCCGCAATCTGTTCTGCATTTTTACCGCAAAATGATTGCGCTTCGAAAAAAGCACCGCGTGCTGATTTATGGAGAATACGAACTCCTGCTGCCTGATCATGAGCACATTTACGCGTATACCCGCTCGTTGGAGAACGAGCAGATGCTGATCATCCTCAACTTCAGTTCCGAGGAGCCGGTCATGCAATGGCCGGAAGGATGGAGCGAAGGAGAAGCCAAGCTGCTGATCAGCAATGTCGGCAAACGCTATTCCACAGAGGAAGGTGCCATCCTGCTGCAGCCTTACGAGGCCAGGGTATATCGGATGAACAAGGCATGAAAGGTGCCGGCGTTGTCGCTTTTGCGCTTAAAAGGCGTTTTGCACTATAATAAGTAGTGAGTTTGCCGCAAATGTGGCGACAACGTTGGGTACTGGCCCGCAACTCTCAAATTCACTCAGGTCGGGAGGCTTCAGCAATGTTAAACATTACTTATCATGGACACTCCAGCGTTCAACTGGGCACGGAAGGGAAGTCTTTGCTCATCGATCCGTTCCTGCGCGGCAATGAACTGGCCGTTACGAAGCCGGAGGACGTCAAAACCGATGTCGTTCTGCTGACTCATGCACATACGGATCACATCCTGGATGCAGAACCGATTGCCAAGGCCAATCAGGCCAAAGTGGTGGCGATCGTGGAGCTGGCTACATACATGTCATGGAAAGGGCTGGACACGATCGGCATGAACATGGGCGGAACGGTGGATCTCGGCTTTGCGCAGGCGAAAATGATCCAAGCTTTCCATACGTCGGGCATTGTGCTCGAAGAGGAGCAGCGGATCATGTATGCGGGCGTTCCCGCGGGTTACATCATCAACATCGGGGGCAAAACGGTCCTGCATGCCGGCGATACATGCCTGTTTGGCGACATGAAAATGATCGGCGAGCGCCACTCGATCGACGTGGCGTTTATACCGATCGGCGGCCACTACACGATGGGGCCGGAAGATGCCTTGCAGGCTGCGGAGTGGTTTAATGCCAAGCTGACCATTCCGGTGCATTACGATACGTTCCCGGTCATTCGCCAGGATGCCGAACGCTTCGTGCAGCAATTGGCTGCCAAAGGACGGGAAGGACGCGTCATGGCACCGGGGGACTCCATCACCTTGTAAGGGCTGTAGAATGGATTCGGGTGAACATCCCCAGAATGCGTTTAAAAGGCGAATATCACGTCAGCAATTTTGGCGGATGTTCGCCTTTTTTTCGGATTGAGGTGCCAAAATGAGCATGAAGGAACGGCAACAGCAACATCGAGCGGGCTGTTCAACGGTTGCCTTTTCTCACGCTTCTATGATCATGCGAAAGGGTGGCCATCTCCGGGATCGGTCCGTTCCTAAAGTGCATCTCCGTGCTTGATCCATACTTGAGACAGGTCGATCAGGCCGAAAGAGTCCATTTGCAATCCTTGCAGCGCAGGATGCAGATGGTTTTTTTTGTGGGTATGGCTTCCGTGCAGCAGCCAGAGGTTTTCCTTTAATAGCTGCTCTGCGCGCAGCAGGATGTTCCAGCGTTCCTGCTCGCCTTGCTGCACGAATCCTTCGAGGAGCGTTCCCAGCTGCCGCAGTTGCTCCACCTCCAATAAATGATGGATGTAGTTGGAGCGGTTCATGAAGAAGCTGAACATTCCCCACTGCAGATCTTTTTCCAACAGTTCGTCCGCCTGCATGATGTCCGCCTCCTGCTGAATCCATGATGAATCCACTTGCTGCATGGGATGGAGCGACAGGTGGATGCCCATGTCGGCGCAGCGCTGCCTAAGCCACTCTGCCTCGGAAGTTTCCTCCTCTTTAGCCAGAAAAAAGAGACGGATTTCCTGCCCGTTATACCCGCTTTGTTGAAGTAATTTGCGTACCTCGTCGGATGAAAAGGTTGGAAATGGCGCCGTTTCGCTAACTTCCGGCAGGAAGCTGTCGGCAGGGCGCATCGTATTTTTTCTTAACTGGCTAACCAACGCTTTCTGATCGTACAGCATGCGTATCACCTGCCTGAATGCGCGGTTATGCTGGATGCCCGGCCTGTGGAAATTAAACAGCAGATAGCGGGCACCGTGGGCTATGGGGAGCATGGTGCGCTGCCATTCCGTCGTTTGCGGCCAATGAACGCGCTCAGCTTGTTTGCCCGAAGTTTCCAGGCTCGTGCCGGGGCCCGGAGTCCGGGGATCGGGCAGCATGTAGTGTCGTTCGTTCGTGTACACATCCGGCAGGAACCAGAGTTCCACCCGGTCGAGCAGCGGGCGAAGGCCGTAA contains the following coding sequences:
- a CDS encoding VanZ family protein, whose translation is MPKKTWTGSRRWTLCVALFAAAYLLFMGNLLFANGRVPGESYRYNLIPFETVKPLLLEKHKFTTEAWVKNLFGNIVLFVPLGLWIPVLFRSFRTFFRFTAAVIVLLLAVEFTQLLTRVGTFDVDDLMLNTLGAWLGYAMCRGWVRLRFGSR
- a CDS encoding effector binding domain-containing protein; this translates as MDHYTRIQLAIHYLEQHLQEEFDIRATAAVAGFSAFHFQRLFQAITGFTVLEYVRRRRLSEAARHLRESEHGILDIALAWGYQSQEAFTRAFAGHWGMTPARFRKMQEEPCSLKSQSVIDFNDYRSRLGGDMYMRAPRLLTLNPIRIIGYEYMTNLNNDQHYSEIPGFYQEFGASQKFMDIPERSRPDLAYGVACRFADDGGFSFIVGEESGAADGQNLKPGFTWIELPGGLYAEFTVEGSGQDIRKMIYGSWLPQSGYERREGPDFEVTDVWKSTPQQLDMKIYIPLK
- a CDS encoding alpha-glucosidase, coding for MAVIVWWKESVVYQIYPISFKDSNGDGQGDLQGIIEKMDYLVSLGIDVIWICPIYESPGHDNGYDISDYYSIMRKFGTMDDFDRLLEEAHRRGLKIMMDLVLNHTSDEHPWFVESRSSKENARRDYYIWRSGKNGQVPNNWESYFSGSVWKHDPETNEYYLHLYSEHQPDLNWNNPQMAQEMYEMVHWWLEKGVDGFRFDAVAHIAKAEGLPSAHNPGNLPVVPAYQLFSNLEQVHSILKQLNDNVLKPYGPMTVGETSGLGPEQALAYVGTDRDELNMVFQFEHMFVDAQSSGTGKWEYRSWKLPELKEIMSQWQTVLHGRGWNANYMGNHDQPRPVSRFGDDGKYRVRSAQMLAVWMLTLEGTPYIFQGEEIGMTNIRFSEIDQYRDIETLNYYRQQIGQGRPKHEVMEAIWRKSRDNARTPMQWDDTEYAGFSEAEPWIQVNDNYKEINVAEAELDPQSVLHFYRKMIALRKKHRVLIYGEYELLLPDHEHIYAYTRSLENEQMLIILNFSSEEPVMQWPEGWSEGEAKLLISNVGKRYSTEEGAILLQPYEARVYRMNKA
- a CDS encoding metal-dependent hydrolase, which gives rise to MLNITYHGHSSVQLGTEGKSLLIDPFLRGNELAVTKPEDVKTDVVLLTHAHTDHILDAEPIAKANQAKVVAIVELATYMSWKGLDTIGMNMGGTVDLGFAQAKMIQAFHTSGIVLEEEQRIMYAGVPAGYIINIGGKTVLHAGDTCLFGDMKMIGERHSIDVAFIPIGGHYTMGPEDALQAAEWFNAKLTIPVHYDTFPVIRQDAERFVQQLAAKGREGRVMAPGDSITL
- a CDS encoding pentapeptide repeat-containing protein, whose protein sequence is MSRKSRPPATSLASPAAAAAEMKIQRPKLPRQLEPRSLDSLILHDEGTILPGLYENGTISGGEAGKVMLEQTHFKHIVFDDVSLPGAEITDVIFEQCDLSNVNLTDAIMHRTHFIHCKMVGLDLLGSTLRNIRFTHCLADYSTFRFANLKQVAMENSSFTQADFYSATLSKVRLHEINIDKAQFSSTPLRDIDISTCEFHNLGITLEDLQGCIISPPQAILFTKIFGLVVKDE